DNA from Parageobacillus thermoglucosidasius:
GGAAATGACAGAATCTAACGTCGATAACTTTTCGGAAACGAAATTTGCTATCTCTGACATCGAGCGCCCTTCAATCACAACAGATAAATCATACGCTCCTGACATTAAATAAACCGATTTTACTTCTGGAAAGCGATAAATGCGCTCCGCCACTTCGTCAAATCCAACTCCCCGCTTCGGCGTCACTTTCACATCAATCATCGCGGTAACACCTTCATGCCCATCCACTTTTCGCCAATCGACAAGCGCCGTATATTGCACGATCACTTTTGTTTCCTCAAGTTTTTTCAA
Protein-coding regions in this window:
- a CDS encoding Lrp/AsnC family transcriptional regulator, with protein sequence MKLTEKEIEIIEILEKDARIPTETLAKMVSLSVDETEAILKKLEETKVIVQYTALVDWRKVDGHEGVTAMIDVKVTPKRGVGFDEVAERIYRFPEVKSVYLMSGAYDLSVVIEGRSMSEIANFVSEKLSTLDSVISTTTHFILKKYKHDGTVFDQGDQDHRIVMAP